A single window of Trueperaceae bacterium DNA harbors:
- a CDS encoding FAD-dependent oxidoreductase: protein MALVGAGIAGSEAAIAAARAGLDVLLVTTSLDTVYMLAHSHHRLLAPAGSLMARLLEQAGDNEAERWSLHRRAKYALEAQTGIHLLQSNVTGLIVQGERVEGVLTWEGVERSARAVALCVGSFLQARLVQGQLREAAGRLGEMAYDELHDDLRARGVVFEPLTLELSGQDEGPPYEVSCRTIARSHLDGFRIARIERLYAAGVCAAGAQSYEESAQQGLALARALVHDLAA, encoded by the coding sequence GTGGCCCTGGTCGGGGCAGGCATCGCCGGCAGCGAAGCGGCGATCGCTGCAGCTCGTGCCGGCCTCGACGTTCTGCTCGTCACAACCAGCCTGGACACCGTCTACATGCTCGCGCACTCGCATCACCGCCTGCTTGCGCCGGCCGGAAGCCTGATGGCGCGGCTACTGGAACAGGCGGGAGACAACGAGGCCGAACGCTGGTCGCTGCACCGCCGGGCGAAGTACGCGCTGGAGGCGCAGACAGGGATCCACCTGCTGCAATCTAATGTGACCGGACTGATCGTCCAGGGGGAGCGGGTAGAAGGAGTGCTCACCTGGGAGGGGGTCGAACGTTCCGCCCGAGCGGTAGCCCTCTGCGTGGGATCGTTCCTCCAGGCGCGACTGGTGCAGGGTCAGCTGCGCGAGGCCGCGGGCAGATTGGGTGAGATGGCCTACGACGAACTGCACGACGACTTGCGGGCCCGGGGAGTTGTTTTCGAGCCGCTGACACTTGAGCTGAGCGGGCAGGACGAAGGTCCCCCGTACGAGGTCAGCTGTCGCACCATCGCCAGGAGCCACCTGGACGGCTTCCGGATCGCTCGCATCGAGCGGCTCTACGCGGCGGGCGTCTGCGCCGCGGGGGCCCAGAGCTACGAGGAGAGCGCTCAACAGGGCCTGGCGCTGGCGCGGGCCCTGGTGCACGACCTGGCTGCCTGA